The DNA segment ATGGAGTCGTTCGGTCCCGACGTCGGCGCCGTGTACACCGGCCAGCGCTTCGTCACTGACGGCGAGACGACCAACGTGAGGGCGCCGACCACCAGCGGCGACGTCACCGCGGCGATCCTGAAGGGCGCGTCGCTCAACCCGTTCTCCTGTATGCTGGTGGACGCGGCCGTCGTCGAGGCGGCCGGGCCGCTCGACGTGCGGTTCCCCAGCTGGCAGGACCGCGAGTGGTACTTCCGGCTGTCGACGCACTGCGAGTTCGCCGCGGTCCCGGAGCCCCTCGTCGTCAGGCGGATGGGACACGAGCAGATCAGCGGCGACTACGAGACGAAACGCGACGTGTCGTACCCGCTGATGCTGGAGAAACACCGCGGGCTTGCCAGGGAGTACGGCTGTGAGGACGAGTTTCTGGCCTACCTGACTCGGTCGCTCGCCGGCTCCGCCCTGCAGAGCGGCCGCTACGCCGACGCGGTGCGCCACGCGCTCGTCTCGCTCCGGCACCGACCGACGTACGGGCCCGCCTGGACGACGATCGCGGTCGCGGTCGGGGGACCGGTAACTTATCGGCTCGCCCGGAGGGTGAAGCGGTTCGGCGCCGCCCGGTGACGGCGTCTCGGCGGGGAGCGATCCCGGTACGAGGCGCTCACGGAAGCCGGCCACGATCGGCTAGGCTTCG comes from the Halorubrum depositum genome and includes:
- a CDS encoding glycosyltransferase family 2 protein — protein: MSDERTVSVVLPTYGRPEYFEEAVDSVASQTYPAVELVVVDDCSPEPVAPLLDGVDTAGIDVTLVRHAENRGACAARNTGIDEAGGEFVAFIDDDDVWLETKLERQVEVMESFGPDVGAVYTGQRFVTDGETTNVRAPTTSGDVTAAILKGASLNPFSCMLVDAAVVEAAGPLDVRFPSWQDREWYFRLSTHCEFAAVPEPLVVRRMGHEQISGDYETKRDVSYPLMLEKHRGLAREYGCEDEFLAYLTRSLAGSALQSGRYADAVRHALVSLRHRPTYGPAWTTIAVAVGGPVTYRLARRVKRFGAAR